The proteins below are encoded in one region of Desulfuromonadaceae bacterium:
- the atpG gene encoding ATP synthase F1 subunit gamma, with amino-acid sequence MANLKDIKKRISSVKSTQQITKAMKMVAAAKLRRAQDAVVAARPYADKLHRMLSSLALREDANAHPLLQNRGKGRAMVVLMTADRGLCGGFNANVNKMTERFVRDNAEGYELIDILIIGRKGKEYLKRRDGMNIIKVHENLTGSINYATAALIGAEVVEKYVSGDYDAVYLVYNAFQSAISQEATLNKLLPVTPKEVEESVHVAEYLYEPSRGEVLKQLLPKHIEVQIFRALLESVASEHGARMSSMDSASKNASEMIGKLTLQYNRARQAAITKELMEIISGAEAIK; translated from the coding sequence ATGGCCAATCTCAAAGATATAAAAAAGCGGATCAGCTCGGTCAAGAGTACGCAGCAGATCACCAAGGCGATGAAGATGGTTGCTGCGGCGAAACTGCGCCGGGCACAGGACGCGGTGGTTGCTGCCCGTCCGTACGCCGACAAGTTGCATCGCATGTTGTCGAGTCTGGCGTTGCGTGAGGATGCCAATGCGCACCCTTTATTGCAGAATCGCGGCAAAGGACGCGCCATGGTTGTGCTAATGACAGCGGATCGCGGTCTCTGCGGGGGCTTCAATGCCAATGTCAACAAAATGACCGAGCGTTTTGTGCGCGACAACGCCGAAGGGTATGAGTTAATTGATATTTTGATTATTGGGCGCAAAGGAAAAGAGTACCTTAAGCGGCGCGATGGCATGAATATCATCAAGGTGCATGAAAATCTTACCGGCAGCATCAATTATGCTACTGCGGCACTGATTGGGGCAGAGGTCGTCGAAAAATACGTCAGTGGCGACTACGACGCTGTATACCTGGTATACAATGCATTTCAAAGTGCCATCTCCCAAGAGGCGACGCTTAATAAATTGTTGCCCGTTACCCCGAAAGAGGTCGAGGAAAGTGTTCATGTCGCCGAGTATCTGTATGAGCCAAGTCGCGGAGAAGTCCTCAAACAGTTACTACCGAAACACATTGAAGTCCAGATTTTTCGGGCGCTGCTTGAATCGGTAGCATCAGAGCACGGGGCGCGGATGAGTTCGATGGATAGTGCCAGCAAGAATGCCTCGGAAATGATCGGCAAGTTGACCTTGCAGTACAACCGGGCACGTCAGGCGGCGATTACCAAGGAGCTGATGGAAATCATCTCCGGTGCTGAAGCGATTAAGTAA
- the atpD gene encoding F0F1 ATP synthase subunit beta — protein sequence MVMNKGKITQVIGPVVDVEFEADKLPEIYHALKITNPSLGEGEWNLVVEVAQHLGENTVRTIAMDSTDGLVRGQEVLDTGKQIVMPVGPGTLGRIMNVIGQPVDEAGEIKTEHEWEIHRPTPEFTEQSTKVEAFETGIKVVDLIAPYARGGKIGLFGGAGVGKTVLIMELINNIAKQHGGYSVFAGVGERTREGNDLWEEMKESGVLTKAALIYGQMNEPPGARARVALSALTVAEYFRDEEGQDVLLFIDNIFRFTQAGSEVSALLGRIPSAVGYQPTLSTEMGELQERITTTSKGSITSVQAIYVPADDLTDPAPATAFAHLDATTVLSRQIAELGIYPAVDPLDSNSRILDPQVVGEEHYQTARDVQFVLQRYKDLQDIIAILGMDELSEDDKLVVARARKIQKFLSQPFHVAEAFTGSPGKYVELKDTIKGFQEIVAGKYDDVPEQAFYMVGTIEEVLEKAKKLAA from the coding sequence ATCGTTATGAATAAAGGTAAAATCACTCAGGTTATCGGACCCGTCGTCGACGTCGAGTTCGAAGCCGATAAGCTTCCCGAAATTTATCATGCCCTCAAGATTACCAACCCGTCTCTCGGTGAGGGCGAATGGAACCTGGTCGTTGAGGTTGCGCAACATCTCGGCGAGAACACCGTTCGTACCATCGCCATGGATTCAACTGACGGCCTGGTGCGGGGGCAGGAAGTGCTCGATACCGGCAAACAGATTGTCATGCCGGTCGGTCCCGGAACCCTCGGTCGCATCATGAATGTCATCGGCCAGCCGGTCGATGAGGCGGGTGAAATCAAGACGGAACATGAATGGGAAATCCATCGTCCGACGCCTGAATTTACCGAACAATCGACCAAGGTTGAAGCGTTTGAAACCGGAATCAAAGTTGTTGATCTGATTGCTCCTTATGCCCGAGGTGGTAAAATCGGCCTGTTCGGTGGTGCCGGGGTAGGCAAAACGGTCCTGATTATGGAGCTGATTAACAATATTGCCAAGCAGCACGGCGGTTATTCAGTGTTTGCCGGTGTCGGCGAGCGTACCCGTGAAGGGAACGATCTCTGGGAAGAGATGAAAGAGTCCGGCGTTCTGACCAAAGCGGCGCTGATTTACGGGCAGATGAATGAGCCGCCTGGTGCACGTGCCCGGGTGGCCCTGTCAGCACTCACCGTTGCTGAGTATTTCCGTGATGAAGAAGGGCAGGATGTGCTCCTTTTCATCGACAATATCTTTCGTTTCACCCAGGCGGGTTCCGAGGTTTCGGCCTTGCTCGGGCGGATTCCTTCGGCGGTCGGGTATCAGCCGACCCTCTCGACGGAAATGGGTGAGCTGCAAGAGCGCATCACAACCACCAGTAAAGGTTCGATCACCTCTGTCCAGGCGATTTACGTTCCTGCCGATGACCTGACCGACCCTGCTCCGGCTACTGCGTTCGCTCACCTTGACGCGACCACTGTTCTTTCACGGCAGATTGCCGAGCTCGGGATCTACCCGGCGGTCGATCCCCTCGATTCGAACAGCCGGATTCTTGATCCCCAGGTGGTTGGCGAAGAGCACTACCAGACGGCCCGTGACGTCCAGTTCGTCCTGCAACGTTACAAGGATCTGCAAGATATTATTGCTATTCTCGGCATGGATGAACTGTCGGAAGATGACAAGCTGGTTGTTGCCCGGGCGCGGAAAATTCAAAAATTCCTTTCCCAGCCGTTCCATGTCGCGGAGGCCTTTACCGGTTCCCCCGGCAAGTATGTTGAACTTAAAGATACCATCAAAGGTTTCCAGGAAATTGTTGCCGGCAAGTACGATGATGTGCCCGAGCAAGCATTCTACATGGTCGGTACGATCGAGGAAGTTCTTGAAAAAGCCAAGAAACTGGCCGCTTGA
- a CDS encoding F0F1 ATP synthase subunit epsilon: MAEKLKLEMVTPHKLVLSEEVDEITAPGAIGEFGVLPGHTPMLTTLKVGELTYRQGNQVKHVAVNWGYVEVEDDNVTVLVETAEMADKIDLERARAALSRAENALKTLPPDDKQFKIMEAALTRALMRIQVATRHS; the protein is encoded by the coding sequence ATGGCTGAAAAACTCAAACTGGAAATGGTCACCCCCCACAAACTGGTGCTGTCGGAAGAGGTGGACGAAATTACCGCTCCCGGTGCGATCGGAGAATTCGGCGTACTTCCAGGGCACACGCCGATGTTGACAACCCTGAAGGTGGGCGAATTGACTTATCGGCAGGGGAATCAGGTGAAACACGTCGCGGTGAACTGGGGCTATGTTGAAGTTGAAGACGACAACGTAACCGTTTTGGTCGAAACGGCAGAGATGGCAGACAAAATCGATCTGGAACGGGCCAGGGCGGCCCTCAGTCGAGCTGAAAATGCGTTGAAAACACTTCCACCGGATGATAAACAATTCAAGATCATGGAAGCGGCGCTCACCCGGGCTTTGATGCGGATTCAGGTCGCTACACGGCACAGTTAG
- a CDS encoding FadR family transcriptional regulator, with amino-acid sequence MTIAFKPIRPKKISEEIVQQIKDLISVGQLTPGSRIPSERDLAAMMGVSRPSVREALMVLEAMGLLESRQGGGTYVRSLTETTLTDPLTNMVENNPQLLQALVEVRKGIESWSAFLAATRASVEEIEELGRLYREMERQTLSGGWDPNIDTKFHIIITAATHNTLQQHVLNSIHGLFSATIHLALSEFYKRAGYLQPLLEQHRMIYEAISLRNPEVARDRMMDHLEFVEEKMRILEEEKDSLKLS; translated from the coding sequence ATGACCATCGCTTTTAAACCTATCCGTCCCAAAAAAATCTCCGAGGAAATCGTTCAGCAAATCAAGGACCTTATCTCGGTCGGCCAGCTCACTCCCGGATCGCGGATTCCATCAGAACGCGATCTTGCTGCAATGATGGGGGTCAGTCGGCCATCAGTGCGTGAGGCGCTCATGGTTCTTGAAGCCATGGGGCTTCTCGAGTCGCGTCAAGGGGGGGGAACCTATGTCCGCTCCCTGACCGAAACCACCCTGACCGATCCACTCACCAACATGGTTGAGAACAACCCGCAATTACTCCAGGCGCTGGTTGAAGTTCGCAAAGGGATTGAGAGTTGGTCAGCATTTCTGGCGGCAACACGTGCCAGCGTGGAAGAGATTGAAGAACTGGGTCGCCTCTATCGCGAGATGGAACGCCAAACCCTCTCTGGCGGGTGGGATCCGAATATCGACACAAAGTTTCATATCATAATCACCGCAGCAACCCATAATACATTACAACAGCACGTTCTTAATTCAATTCACGGACTTTTTAGTGCAACTATTCATCTCGCACTTTCCGAATTTTACAAACGTGCAGGCTACTTGCAGCCGTTACTGGAACAGCATCGCATGATTTACGAAGCAATTTCATTGCGCAACCCCGAGGTGGCCCGTGACCGGATGATGGATCATCTTGAGTTTGTAGAAGAGAAGATGCGGATCCTCGAAGAAGAAAAAGATTCCCTTAAATTAAGCTAG